A genome region from Brassica oleracea var. oleracea cultivar TO1000 chromosome C2, BOL, whole genome shotgun sequence includes the following:
- the LOC106324132 gene encoding uncharacterized protein LOC106324132 translates to MGLEEAAPAETISQTGEVIGERGTQKLGIVRNTKIADVLAEDQWRFRNSRDSSIEKVLAQVKANPLTLTPNADDVVKWKRGDVAYVSEFSAYNTWNIVHTQNIKVPWAKLIWFKQGVPRFAFVTWLAVKDRLSTGSRMRAWGLLAPYSDRRHHQTRLRFWVAFFTQHMIGSLLFS, encoded by the exons ATGGGTTTGGAAGAAGCTGCTCCAGCTGAGACCATTAGCCAAACA GGCGAAGTAATTGGTGAGCGTGGAACTCAGAAGCTTGGCATTGTACGCAACACAAAGATTGCTGATGTTTTAGCAGAAGATCAATGGAGATTTCGGAACTCAAGAGATAGCAGTATAGAGAAAGTGCTTGCGCAGGTAAAGGCAAACCCGCTAACATTGACGCCAAACGCAGATGATGTTGTGAAATGGAAGCGAGGAGATGTAGCGTATGTGTCGGAATTCTCAGCATACAACACTTGGAACATAGTTCACACCCAAAATATTAAGGTACCCTGGGCGAAGTTGATTTGGTTCAAACAAGGTGTGCCACGGTTTGCCTTTGTAACTTGGCTAGCTGTTAAGGATAGGCTCTCTACTGGATCTAGAATGAGAGCTTGGGG ATTATTGGCTCCTTACTCCGACCGACGACATCACCAGACTAGGCTGAGATTCTGGGTCGCATTCTTCACTCAGCACATGATAGGCTCACTTCTATTCTCCTGA